One genomic window of Candidatus Kuenenia stuttgartiensis includes the following:
- the trpS gene encoding tryptophan--tRNA ligase, which produces MKKRLFSGIQPSGEVHIGNYLGAIKNWVGMIDRYDCIFCIVDYHAITVEYDPKEMQNRIINAAAVNIAAGLDPNKCILFVQSHVPEHTELAWILNTVTPMGHLERMTQFKDKAKQHRDNINAGLFTYPVLQAADILVYKAEAVPIGEDQVQHIELAREIARKFNSRYGEIFPDPKEILSDAPRIMGIDGKTKMSKSRDNYISLVESSESIWKKLSTAVTDENRKRRTDPGNPEICNLFTLHKHYSSIEQIERINRECRTAEIGCVECKKILYENIIKALSPIREKYEELIKDKHSIIDILHEGAKKCKNMAEITMAEVRRQMGLT; this is translated from the coding sequence ATGAAAAAACGATTATTTAGCGGAATCCAGCCGAGCGGGGAAGTTCATATAGGAAACTATCTGGGTGCAATAAAGAATTGGGTAGGGATGATTGATCGATACGATTGTATTTTCTGTATTGTCGATTACCATGCGATAACGGTCGAATACGACCCTAAAGAAATGCAAAACCGAATTATTAACGCTGCGGCAGTTAATATTGCAGCCGGACTTGACCCAAATAAATGCATCCTCTTTGTGCAATCTCATGTACCGGAACACACGGAACTTGCCTGGATACTGAATACTGTGACGCCTATGGGTCACCTGGAAAGAATGACTCAGTTCAAAGATAAGGCAAAGCAGCACAGGGATAATATTAATGCTGGTTTATTTACCTACCCCGTCTTGCAGGCGGCAGATATATTGGTTTATAAGGCGGAAGCGGTGCCTATTGGTGAAGACCAGGTACAGCATATAGAATTGGCAAGAGAGATTGCCCGAAAGTTTAATTCGCGGTACGGAGAAATATTTCCTGACCCGAAAGAAATACTTTCAGATGCCCCAAGGATTATGGGCATTGATGGGAAGACAAAGATGAGCAAAAGTAGGGATAATTATATCTCGTTGGTAGAATCTTCTGAGTCTATATGGAAAAAATTGTCTACAGCGGTAACGGATGAGAATCGGAAGAGACGGACAGACCCGGGGAATCCTGAAATATGCAACCTTTTTACTTTACATAAGCATTATTCTTCCATTGAACAAATAGAACGAATCAACAGGGAATGCCGTACTGCGGAGATAGGTTGTGTTGAATGCAAAAAAATATTGTATGAAAATATCATAAAAGCATTATCTCCCATACGGGAAAAATATGAAGAGTTAATAAAAGATAAGCATTCTATAATTGATATATTGCACGAAGGTGCAAAAAAGTGTAAGAACATGGCGGAGATTACCATGGCAGAAGTACGAAGACAAATGGGACTGACTTAG
- the argS gene encoding arginine--tRNA ligase, translating to MSDQFKKTIVSLLAAKTNLSEDEIDKYIEIPPDPKMGDYAFPCFSLSKMLKKPPAKIASELADLLHPVSPINKIEATGPYLNLFLDKAIFSAVVLKKIVNEGDTYGCDTIGKGKTVVIDYSSPNIAKHLAVHHLRSALIGNALYNIYGNLGYKCIGINHLGDWGTQFGQLIVAYRKWGEKDLEQHTITDLNKLYVTFHREAEKDNHLEDEAREWFKKLEAGDAEAMELWERFKDISLKEFQRIYKMLGIHFDAFVGESFYNTMVEDTVSGIKKKGLACISEQALIVNLEAYNMPPCLLRKKDGTTLYATRDIAAAEYRKSVYDFEKMIYVVGSEQKLHFCQIFKVLELMGYDWASQCVHVDFGLMKFKEGKMSTRKGRVILLEDLLIEAVDRIKRIIEEKNPLLKDKEMVARDVGIGAVIFADLSTKRNKDVIFDWDTVLNFEGETGPYVQYTHARLCSILRKYGKDVTTDIDYPLLNEDDAIHLIKNLWQYPFVVLKAAQFYEPSLVSNYLIDICAGVNKFYNAHRVLSEDEGLTKARILLVDAARQIIKNGLKILGMQAPVEM from the coding sequence ATGTCAGACCAATTCAAGAAAACAATAGTTTCTTTATTAGCAGCAAAAACAAATCTTTCCGAAGACGAAATAGATAAATACATTGAAATACCTCCTGACCCAAAGATGGGGGATTATGCATTTCCCTGCTTCAGTCTTTCAAAAATGCTGAAAAAACCTCCCGCGAAGATTGCTTCAGAATTAGCCGACCTCCTGCATCCTGTTAGCCCGATAAATAAGATAGAAGCAACAGGCCCCTATCTGAATTTGTTTTTAGACAAGGCAATATTCTCTGCGGTTGTTTTAAAGAAAATTGTGAATGAAGGTGACACATATGGCTGCGATACCATTGGCAAGGGGAAAACCGTTGTTATTGATTACTCCTCCCCAAACATCGCAAAACACCTTGCCGTCCATCATCTTCGCTCGGCATTAATTGGAAATGCACTGTATAATATTTACGGGAATTTAGGGTACAAATGCATAGGGATCAACCATCTTGGTGATTGGGGGACGCAGTTTGGTCAATTGATTGTTGCATATAGAAAATGGGGAGAAAAGGATCTCGAACAACATACCATTACCGACTTAAACAAACTCTACGTTACCTTTCATCGTGAAGCGGAAAAGGATAATCATCTGGAGGACGAAGCGAGGGAATGGTTTAAAAAACTGGAGGCAGGAGACGCAGAGGCGATGGAGTTATGGGAACGTTTCAAGGATATCAGCCTTAAAGAGTTTCAAAGGATATATAAGATGCTAGGGATTCATTTTGACGCCTTTGTTGGCGAGAGTTTTTACAATACAATGGTTGAGGATACAGTATCGGGGATTAAGAAGAAAGGGTTAGCCTGTATCAGCGAGCAGGCATTAATCGTAAATCTCGAGGCGTATAATATGCCGCCATGTTTGCTTAGAAAAAAGGACGGTACAACACTTTATGCAACACGCGACATTGCAGCGGCAGAGTACCGGAAATCTGTATATGATTTTGAAAAAATGATTTATGTAGTTGGTTCTGAACAAAAACTTCACTTTTGTCAGATATTTAAGGTTTTGGAGTTAATGGGATATGACTGGGCAAGCCAGTGTGTCCATGTGGATTTCGGCCTTATGAAATTTAAAGAGGGCAAGATGTCCACCCGCAAGGGGCGGGTCATATTGTTGGAAGACTTATTAATTGAGGCAGTAGACCGTATCAAAAGGATTATTGAAGAAAAGAATCCTTTGCTAAAGGACAAGGAAATGGTTGCAAGGGATGTGGGTATTGGGGCGGTTATATTTGCTGATTTAAGCACAAAACGAAACAAGGATGTAATATTTGATTGGGATACCGTATTAAATTTTGAAGGAGAGACGGGACCTTATGTGCAGTATACTCACGCCCGTCTTTGCAGCATTTTGAGGAAATATGGAAAAGATGTAACTACGGACATTGATTATCCATTATTAAATGAAGATGATGCCATTCATCTTATAAAGAATCTATGGCAATATCCCTTTGTAGTACTAAAAGCGGCACAGTTTTATGAGCCGTCATTAGTGAGTAATTATCTTATTGATATTTGTGCCGGTGTAAATAAGTTCTATAATGCTCACAGGGTATTATCCGAAGATGAAGGGCTTACAAAAGCAAGAATACTTCTGGTAGATGCCGCCAGGCAAATCATAAAAAATGGTTTAAAAATCCTTGGCATGCAGGCGCCTGTGGAAATGTAA
- the nth gene encoding endonuclease III, which produces MSLGFCCLLKSNLINLMTEERTRKILSLLEKAYPDPKLILRYKNPLELLIATILAAQCTDERVNKVTEILFTKYKSAKEYAFAQQDVFEQEIRPTGFYRNKAKNIIACAKALEERFHGKVPETMEELLTLPGVGRKTASVLLGNVFGKQAIAVDTHVFRVSHRLDFAKFNNPDKVEIELCRIIPQKKWTQSCLVMGTHGRLTCIARKPLCKECVVEKLCNSKDKIV; this is translated from the coding sequence ATGTCGTTGGGTTTTTGTTGTCTTTTAAAATCCAACCTAATTAATCTTATGACCGAAGAACGAACAAGAAAAATCTTATCACTCCTTGAAAAGGCGTACCCGGACCCCAAACTCATTCTTCGATATAAAAATCCCCTGGAATTGCTGATAGCGACGATATTGGCAGCTCAATGTACAGATGAACGGGTAAACAAGGTGACGGAAATTTTGTTCACAAAATACAAATCGGCGAAAGAATATGCTTTTGCACAGCAGGATGTTTTTGAACAGGAAATACGGCCGACCGGTTTTTACAGGAACAAGGCGAAAAACATTATTGCGTGCGCGAAGGCATTAGAGGAAAGGTTTCATGGCAAGGTGCCGGAAACTATGGAAGAACTTTTGACGCTTCCTGGGGTAGGAAGAAAGACGGCAAGTGTGCTGCTTGGTAACGTCTTTGGCAAGCAGGCGATAGCGGTGGATACGCATGTATTCCGTGTTTCGCACCGGTTAGATTTTGCCAAATTCAATAATCCAGATAAGGTGGAAATCGAATTGTGCAGGATTATCCCGCAAAAGAAATGGACACAGTCCTGCCTTGTCATGGGGACACATGGTAGGCTAACCTGTATTGCCAGAAAACCGTTGTGCAAAGAGTGCGTCGTAGAGAAATTATGCAATTCAAAAGATAAAATAGTATAG
- a CDS encoding helix-turn-helix domain-containing protein, producing the protein MNPFLSEKTRIELKKVHKKEPHRHHADRIKAILLLDSGWSYEEVAEALLLDDQTIRNYEKLYKDKGF; encoded by the coding sequence ATGAATCCATTTCTCAGTGAAAAAACCCGAATAGAACTTAAAAAAGTACATAAGAAAGAGCCTCATAGACATCATGCCGACCGAATCAAAGCGATACTTCTTCTTGATTCAGGATGGAGTTATGAAGAAGTAGCAGAAGCGCTCTTGTTAGACGATCAAACAATCAGGAATTACGAAAAACTATACAAAGATAAAGGTTTTTGA
- a CDS encoding transposase translates to MDGVHPQHNSTSAYCWIEKGKKKEIPSNTGRKRINLNGAIDIETFEVTIREDESINAQSTIKLFHEIESRYAQAGTIYIISDNAKYYRSKLVKEYLANSRVKNPPAEQVALG, encoded by the coding sequence ATGGATGGAGTGCATCCACAGCACAATTCTACGTCTGCATATTGCTGGATAGAGAAAGGCAAAAAGAAGGAAATACCCTCTAATACCGGCAGGAAAAGAATAAATTTAAACGGTGCTATTGACATAGAAACCTTTGAAGTAACAATCCGGGAAGATGAAAGCATCAATGCTCAATCAACAATAAAGCTTTTCCATGAAATAGAGTCAAGGTATGCTCAAGCCGGTACTATTTACATAATCTCTGATAATGCTAAATATTACAGGTCTAAGTTGGTCAAAGAATACCTTGCAAATTCGAGAGTAAAGAATCCACCCGCGGAGCAGGTGGCTTTGGGATAA
- the tnpA gene encoding IS200/IS605 family transposase, protein MSRFRKLSHTIWHCQYHILWTPKYRLRILTGQVAEEVGKCIRAFSEQKGCEVVELNVQIDHVHLLVMVVPKISISDFVGIIKGRTAIRVFNKFRHLKQKPYWGNHFWSRGYCVDTVGLDTEKIRKYVKYQEQKERQEESQR, encoded by the coding sequence ATGAGTCGATTTCGCAAATTATCGCATACGATATGGCATTGTCAATATCATATTCTTTGGACACCAAAATATCGTCTAAGAATACTTACTGGTCAAGTAGCAGAAGAAGTAGGTAAGTGTATCAGAGCATTTTCTGAACAAAAAGGCTGTGAAGTTGTTGAGTTAAATGTACAAATTGACCATGTTCATCTGCTTGTCATGGTAGTACCCAAGATATCGATATCCGATTTTGTAGGTATAATCAAAGGCAGAACAGCTATTCGAGTTTTCAATAAGTTTCGACATTTGAAGCAAAAACCTTATTGGGGTAATCATTTCTGGTCGAGAGGTTACTGTGTCGATACCGTTGGTTTGGATACGGAAAAGATACGTAAATATGTGAAATATCAAGAGCAGAAAGAGCGCCAAGAAGAGTCACAACGGTAA